GAGATAAAGAGTAGATGTCAACTGTATCTGCATTTTGCAAAACGGGTGTTATTAAACCACCATCATCCATGGCTACGGCGACGGAAACGTTAATATTAGGATGATTGACAATTCCTTCGTCTGAGTAGCTGGCATTGAGGATGGGGTGTTTTTGCAATGTCACGGCTACAGCTTTGGCTAGTAGCGCGGTCATTGTTACGCCTTTAGACTTAATTTGTTTGTAAAGTTTATCGAGTCCATCGGTGCTAATTGTGTAACTAACACGGAATACAGGTACGGATAGACTGGCTACCATACCCCGAACTACGGCATTTTGTAAGGTAGTGAATGGTACTATTTGACCGGGAACAGCACTACTAACTACAGGCACAGGTGCTGGTGCTGCTACTGGTACTGGTACTGGTACTGGTACTGGGGCGGCAGTGACAACAGGGGTAGCAATTGGCTGAACTTTACCAACTGCAACTTCTACATCCTCAGCGACAATGCGACCGTAGGGACCGCTACCTGTGAGGGTATTTAAATCTATTTTGAGTTCTTTGGCTAGTTTACGGGCGCGGGGTGAAACTACGACTCTGCCCGGTTGATGGTTAGAACCATTTTGAGATGCGGTGACAGGGGCGGCAACTGCGGCAACTGCAACTGGTGTGGGAGCAGGTGTCGAGGGGGCAGCAGCGTTATCTGCGTTGGCTAGGGACTTGGCTGTGGCTATTTCTGCTTCTGTTTCGGCAATGTAAGCGATCGCTGCGCCGACTGGTGCGGTTTCACCGGCAGGAACAATAATATGGGCGAGATATCCTTCATAGAAGGTTTCTACATCCATATCAGCTTTATCTGATTCGACAACCACCACCGTTTCGCCTTTCTCTACTTTATCTCCCGGCGACTTGACCCAGGAGACAATTTTGCCTTCGGTCATGGTGGAACTCAGCGCCGGCATAAATACTTCGTTAATGCTCATGATATGGTGGTTTCAGAATCAATTATATATGGACTTCAATCTACGAATTTTAACAGTTTTGTGATCAAGTGGGTGATTTTTTGGAAAAATCAGATTGATGAAAACTATCTGTTTTTTTTGCACAAAACACAACCGCCTACTTCATTGTCAGCGGTTCTGGGGAGTTGAATAGATTTTTGTAAGAAGATAGTTCTTCCTTATCGGTTTTACGATAACAAATCCAAAATCGTTTGTCAACCCCCTAATACTCTATTTTGGCGTTTTTATGGGAGTAAATCTTTTTGTCTAGTTTTTCAACTTAGGGAAATTACCCTGCCAATAAGACAATAAAGTCTGCCAAACAGCTTCCAATTCAGCATCACTACCATCAGATTTCGCTAAGGAGAGTTGCCCCCAGACACAGCGTTTGTCACGGAGAGTCTGTTTACCGTTGAAGAGATTCAACCATTGAGAGGGATTTAAATAAGGACGATAAAAATAGGCAATGAATTGAGACGCTGTGACTGTACTTTTTCCCATAGAATTAATGCAGGCTGTCAAATAGTGGTTTTGCTCAGAGGAGAATTGTAAATGATAACCTTTGGGATTGACCTTTTCCAGAGGCTTTATTAGCTTAGGTAAATCAGGTAGATAACTAAATTGCTCATATTCAGATTGGATATCACCTAAACTGATAGGGATGTAGTAGAAGTTGACAGTTAAACTCTGTCCGGCTTTTTGGTAATGATAAATTTGTCCAGCCAAGACATCCTTCCTCTTATCTGCTTCCATATCTGTAGTCTTTTGCGGTAGAGACAGAGGTTCACTAGCGGTGAATTGCCACCCAGGGAGAGGAATTTGCTGTGGAAAACGATAGACGGCGGCTTCACTCAAGCCCGCTCTGGGATAGACCCAAAAATTAAATAAAATGATGACTAAACTGATACCTATCAGTACACTTGAATAGGATACTGGCTGGGATTTCTGAGGGGTGACTTCTGACAGTGATGATAGTGATGATGGAATTTGGTTATTGGGTGATAGTAAGAGAATCACAGTCCCAAACAATAGGAACGAGAGTACAGCAAAGATATTACCACCTTGAGAACCATGCCAATAATGAAATGCAGGTTTATCTGTGACTACGAAGGCGATAATAGCCAATCGGATAATGGAAAAAATCAGACTAATAACGACTGCAAGGATAAAAGGCAAATAAA
The DNA window shown above is from Anabaena sp. WA102 and carries:
- a CDS encoding dihydrolipoamide acetyltransferase family protein; protein product: MSINEVFMPALSSTMTEGKIVSWVKSPGDKVEKGETVVVVESDKADMDVETFYEGYLAHIIVPAGETAPVGAAIAYIAETEAEIATAKSLANADNAAAPSTPAPTPVAVAAVAAPVTASQNGSNHQPGRVVVSPRARKLAKELKIDLNTLTGSGPYGRIVAEDVEVAVGKVQPIATPVVTAAPVPVPVPVPVAAPAPVPVVSSAVPGQIVPFTTLQNAVVRGMVASLSVPVFRVSYTISTDGLDKLYKQIKSKGVTMTALLAKAVAVTLQKHPILNASYSDEGIVNHPNINVSVAVAMDDGGLITPVLQNADTVDIYSLSRNWKSLVERARAKQLQPAEYNSGTFTLSNLGMFGVDTFDAILPPGQGSILAIGASRPQVVATVDGLFGVRQQMQVTVTCDHRIIYGADAAGFLQDLAKLIETNPQFLTM
- a CDS encoding cyanoexosortase A system-associated protein, encoding MLAIKRKMGRFRKVNLLNHTDHTFLLLFIFGLISSINLTLYWRVEQDFNQWFLELALYTSILGHLYQKRYDLTLVSRFPTNFIGCCLIIIPYLNANFSFQEISIFWYFLPLISSIGFALLASGFQGIKQFRQYLVIIALFPLVIILVKLLGMLMQITVISAKFTSFLLWYLGFDSTTQGALVSVNNGTIDVLSECTAIPLLILLLKVSLLLVILFPGFLKNIYLPFILAVVISLIFSIIRLAIIAFVVTDKPAFHYWHGSQGGNIFAVLSFLLFGTVILLLSPNNQIPSSLSSLSEVTPQKSQPVSYSSVLIGISLVIILFNFWVYPRAGLSEAAVYRFPQQIPLPGWQFTASEPLSLPQKTTDMEADKRKDVLAGQIYHYQKAGQSLTVNFYYIPISLGDIQSEYEQFSYLPDLPKLIKPLEKVNPKGYHLQFSSEQNHYLTACINSMGKSTVTASQFIAYFYRPYLNPSQWLNLFNGKQTLRDKRCVWGQLSLAKSDGSDAELEAVWQTLLSYWQGNFPKLKN